TCCCGGCGCACGCAGGCCGTGGCCACCCTGTTCTCCAACGACGCGACCCTGTACCCGCTCAGTGCGTGGATCAAACAGCTCGACTACCAGGGCAAGGGACTCGCCACCGTCCGGAACACCCTCAACCGGATGCTGCCCCCTGGCACCCGGTTCAAGGGCATCACCCGCAAGACCGGCGAAGTCCTGTTCAGCACGCCAGATGGAGACGTGCCCCTCGAGCGCCTCAGTGACGGGTATCAGAACGTGGTCGCGTGGTGCGGTGATCTCCTGCGTCAGATCACCGAGGCCTTCCCGGACCGCAGGGATCCATTCAAGGCGCGCGGCCTGCTGTTGGTCGATGAAATCGATCTGCACCTGCATCCCATCTGGCAGCGGCAGCTGATCGATTTCGTCACCAACCAGCTCCCGAACTTTCAGATCGTGTGCACGACCCACTCCCCGCTCACCGCTCAGCAGGTGGGTCCAGGTGAGCTGATCGTCATGCGTCGCCTGGCGCCGGATCAAGCTCCCCAGCTGGACCCATTCGAGGGCGACCCTCGACTGCTGCGGATTGACCAGCTGATCGTGAGCCCCATCTTCGGCATCGAAACAAGTCTGTCGCGCGAACTCGAGGTGGCCCGCAGCGCGCACCGATCGGGAAGCAGCGCTGGCAAAACCTCGCGTACCCTGGTCGACCCCGCCGTGGAGGACAGTCAGCTCGCGCCCAGCATCGAGACCAGTTCCCTGGAACGCCAGCGCATCGACCTCCTGAAAGAAATCCGGGACGCGCTGTCGGATACGCAGTCCGGCGAGGTGCATGCGGTCACCGAGACGACATGATCGCGCTCACGCACGACCGCCGGGCGGCTGTTATTCCCTCCACGTTCCGCGGAAGCAATCAGAAGCGGCGTGAACTGACGCTCCTGAAAGCACAGCGGGAGGGCACCACCGCGCTCAAGAGCAGCCAGTGGAAGGGCGCCAAGGCCCAACTCCGGGCAGAAACCCAGCGGAAGTGTGCTTATTGCGACGCCCCGGCCGCGGCGGTAGCGCACTGTGACGTGGAGCATTACCGGCCGAAGAGTATCTACTGGTGGCTGGCCCTGTGCTACGACAACTACCTGTACGCCTGCCAGATCTGCAATCAGGTGCATAAAGGCGACCGCTTTCCCATCGCCGGGCCGCCCCTGACGGGTCCGGTCGTCCACGGCGTATCCGACCAGGCCCTGCAGGCACTCGTGGGAACGTTCGCGCCTGACCCGCTCGATCTTCCGGCGCTGCCGGCCCATCTCGCGGCGTGGGCTGCTGAGCGGCCCCTGGCCGTCAATCCGTACCTGGTCGATCCCGAGCCGCTGTTCGCTTATGAGGCCGATGTCGCCCTGCAGGAAGTGTCGATCGTTCCGGAACCGACCCAGACTGCCGCAGAACAGGAGGTTGCCCGTCAGAGCATTGGGCTGTACGGCCTGAACCGTGAGGAGCTGCGGCTGCAGCGGTACATCACGTTCGAGATCCTGTCGCTGGCGCACGAGGGGCTCGTCGAACAGCCGAACAATGCCCGCATGCGGGCCATCCTCGAACGCCAGGTTGCCCCTGAACATGAATTCAGCGGCATGTGCCGGTACTTCGTCCGGCGCGTCTGGGACCATGACGTGTGATGAGTGACCTTGCGCACGACACCGCCAGACTCGCCACCACCCCAGCCGCCCGGCAGGGGAGAACCGGGACTGGCCTGTGTCTGTCCGGCGGTGGGTACCGCGCCGCGCTGTTTCACCTGGGCGCGGTGCGGCGAATGCATGAGCTGGACCTGCTCGAAGACCTCCGGACGGTCTCGAGCGTCTCGGGTGGCAGCATCCTGGCCGCCCGCATGGCCCAATTGCCATGGAGTACGGGGACGGCCATCTCCCCGCAGGGCTTCCAGAACGTACTTGCCGAGCCCACGTACCGGCAGGCCGACCGGGATATCCGCACGTACCCCATCGTGCGCCGGCTCATGCCCTGGAACTGGCGCGGGCCGACCGCCATCCATGGCGTCTCCGATTTGCTCGACGATTACTGCGGACACCTGAAGGTCCACGAGCTGCCCCAGGTACCTAACTTTGTGTTCTGCGCGACGGATCTCACACATGGGACGAACTGGATCTTCTCGCAGGACAGGATCGGTGGTCACAAGGCCGGCTACGCGAAGTCCTGGCGGCTTGACCTGCCGCTCTCGCTCGCTGTGGCGACCAGCGCGTGCTTTCCCCCCGTGTTCGCCCCAGTGGAGTTAGCGCTGTCGCCGAAGAAAGGCAAGGTGCTTCTCAACGACGGCGGCAACTACGATAACCTAGGCCTGGAACCAGTGTGGAAAAGTCACGAGCTGGTGTTCGTCAGTGATGGAGGCACGCCCTTCCAGTACGGTGTGAAAAGCGGTCTAATTGGCCACCTGACGCGGTTCATCACCATCTTGGACACGCAGTCGCGCAGCCTGCGCAAACGGTGGCTGATGGCCAGCGACTCGCAGCACACCCTGACGGCCGTGTACTGGTCGGTGGGCCGCAGCGTCCACACATACAGGAAGTACCTTCCGGCCGACGCCGAATGCCTGACACTGGGGTACTCCCAGGAGCTCGCCCGCCGCATTGGTCTGATCCGTACGGACTTCAACCGATTCTCCGAAGGCGAGCAGGCCGTGCTCGAAAACCATGGGTATCTGCTCGCAGACGCGGCCCTGCAGGCATTCTTACCAGCGGGCAGCCGCCCCCACTCGTGGCCAGCCTTGCATGTCCCCCACTCGGCGTGGCTGGATCCCAATCTGGTAGATCAAGTAGTTCCCACCGAACAAAGAGTTCAATGAAGGCCTGCACATTGCTTAATTTGGAAGGTTAAAAAGTACATTCTGGACTCAGTCGGGTTGGACTGACCAATAGGGGAACGGCAATCTTTCTAGTTCAGGCGGCTGCCGTATGCTGAAATTTGCAAATCAGCCCCCATCGCAAATGGGGCACCCTCAGTCAGCTCGTCCCGTCGCAAATGTCCTGAAGACACGCGTCTATTTACCACGGTAGTATCGGATCAAAGGGGGCGCATCGTCTTGGTCGGGTGTCATGTGACGAATGTAGATCTCGTCTAGGTCGAAGTTTGCCGATGGAGTCTTGTATTCCTTATCAATGAACACGAATTGCGTGTCCTGCAACTCGTTTGTAGCTAAGTCATAAAGCATATCGTGGAAGCCTTCGAACTGTTCGCGATTCTCGCGCTCGCTGATGTTCTTCATGGGGCTGTCGATCATTAGGATCTTGGGAAGCGGCGCGTTTTCTAAAGCAGCTAATCTATGTAGAGCGATAGCGAAACAGCATTTAAACAGGGTTTTTTTACCGCCACTAGATAAGTTCGAGAAGCTGGTAAATACCATGTCCTGCTCGCCTGCCGTCGCCACGCGTGGAAAGAAATCAGGAGCTTCAAAGGTTACAATGTCGTTTCTGTTGAAACCAGCCAGCTTGGCACGAACTAGACAATCGAGGAAGAGCGTACGGAGGCGCTCTAAGTTGCGCGAATCCTGCTGGGCCTCTGAGCGGGCCCCTTTCAGAGCCTCTTTCAGTGCTTTTTCCTCAACTGCTAACACGTGTGCGCTGGCGACATTCTGTTCAATGACCTCAGGCAGCCTCCGCAGGCGTTCCAAGTCGAGACGTTCACGCTCCAACGCAGCGAGTTGGCGCTCGATGTCGAGATTTTGGGAAAGGTACTGGGAGTCATACCGGGCCAGAGCATCATTGATCTGGCGGTCGACGAAAGCTTTTTCCCGCTGGGCGCGCCGTAAATCTCCCTCCAAGCGGCGCAGGGCTGCGCGTTGCCGCCCGGTAATATCCTCAAGTTCTTCAATGCGCAACTTGAGATCTGCGTTGACGAGTTCATGCTCATCTCCAGAGACTTCACGCGGCTCCTCCTGTCCACACACGACGCAGTGCGCTGCAGGACGGTCGGGCAGTGACTGGGTACACCTGGGGCAGTGCGTGAAGTTGACGCTGCCAAGGACTGCGCGCGCGCCACTGTCACGTTTGAATTTGTGCCGCAAGCCAAAAAGGTCGTTGAGTTGACGTTCGTCGCGCCGAAGCAGCGTGTCAACCTCCTGCATCTCCTGTTCGATGTCAGTGATGTCCTGAAATACTTCACGGGCCTGTCCCCTCAGCCGGTCGACCTCGTGTTCACCATTTGGGAAGCTGGCCTCGCGAGCCTGCTGACGCTGTTCCTGTAACTCTTTAATTCGGCGTTGCAAAGCGGCGATCTGCCGCTTCACGCCCTCTACCGAGGTCACGCCAACTTCAACGAGGGCTTGCCGCAGGGCGTCCGCGCTGCTCTCAAGGACTGCACGCCTTTGCCGCACCTGATCCAATTTCGCTTCCAGTTCAGAGACGTGCTCTTGGTGATACCCCAATACGTAACGCAAAACGTCGCGCGCTTTGAGGCGCTTAGCAAACTGTGCTTCTCCGTCTAGATCGAAGAAGTTGCTGTCGATCTCGTCCTGATCCAAGTAGCAGAAGTTCCAGAGATCGCGGAAACTGAGGCGTTCAAGCGGACTGCCGTCGTTCACCTTGCTTTTGCGGACACGGGCGATCGGCAGGCCCGCGAGGAGGAATAACAAGTCAGAGAGGATTTCTACACCTGTACCTGGCAAGACTTCACCTGCCGCTTTACGGGCGGGCAGCGCAAGGGAAATTTTCCGTCCCTCCTGGATCCATTCCGCGATGATCTGATCGCTGCCGACGTCACGCCGCACCTGTAGGCGGGTTTTTCCGATGACTAGGTCGAGGGTCGCGGAGACGAACTCGGCTTGCAGGGCAGGTGTGGGATCGAAGCGGCCACCCAGGCAGTAGTCGACCAACCGGGCGATGCTCGTCTTGCCGGCTCCAATCTGGCCGTAGAAATACGTGAAGCGCCGAAAGGGAACTCGTTCCACATCCTGCTTGAGGTCGAGGATAAGCTGTTCAATCCGGAAGTTCACAGGTCGATTTCCTCTCCCCACTTCATCTGGACGAGTTCGGGGAACGTCTCGTACACGAAATTCTTGATCCTAGTCGCACTCATGTTCCCGAACTGCTTCTGGACGATGACGCTGCGCGCAGCCATGTCAGCGAATTCCTCTAAGGCGGCCAGCCGTTCAGCGGCCTCGTGCCCGGCGGCCGTGAGTTCCACCATGACCGTGCGGCCTTCGAGGTGGGTGGAAGCAAGGCCCTTGGCCACGAGGAGCCCGATCCACTGACGGTATCGCCCGTCCCAGGGACCATACTTGAAACGGATCATCTTGCTTTCAACCGACGACCGTTCAAACTCCCTGATGCTGAACTTCACAGGTTTCTTTTGCACCCGCTTCAGAGCTCGTTCGAGCCCGACTGGGTAGCGCAGCAGGAAGTCCAATTTTGCCAGCTTCATGATGCCCGCCACCGGCTTATGTTCGGAGCGCGCATTCAACAGGATCAATAGTCGGGCCATGTGCAGTTCCGGATCCTGCTCTACCTGGGCAGCTTTGTTGAGCAGGCGGAGGCTCACGAAGCTGCCTTCACATCGAATCGTGGACTCCACCAGATGCGGCAGTCTTCAGTTAGCAACCCTAGGATGCCGAATAGTCGATCGGAGTCTTGGTTGCAGACTTTAGATTGCTCCTCAGCGGCGATACGGCGGAATTCATCGCGTATTGCCACGTACAGCTGCTTTCCCCAGGGAGGCGGGAGCTGGCTCGCCGTGACATGCTCGTCAGCGTAGACGCCTTCCACAATACTTTCGAGCTGCCGCAGATCCTCTGTGGCCACAGCGATATCGATCTGTTGCTGCTCCCGGACCCACTCGAAGGCGGAAAGCAGCCGACGTTTCATGCTTGTGACCTGCTCTTCCAGGCCACCAGCCTCGAGCTTCTTGACGAGCACCTGGTGCCCATCCCGGAGTGGGGACGAGGCGAGGTCTCCTTCCAGCGCCACGCCGCTACCCCGTCGTCCAGAACGGGCACGACTAAGTGTCGTTGCAATGTCGGCGATGGCGACACGCTTGGTGCGCGGCATGGTCACACCGCGCTTCACGTCACCGCCAGGCAAGACCCGTGCGTCGGCGTCGACGGGCAAGCCGGACGCGTGGGTGAACTGCTCGACAAGTTCTCGAACGAGGCGGCGGAGTTGTCCCGGTGTCATGTGCGTGCATTCCGCATGGCTGGGTAGCACGTCGGCAATGAGTTCCGCCTCAAATCCGAAGAGATCCGGCCCAAGGGCAAATTCAGTTCTTTTGAGAACAGTCAGGAGGGTGGCCGCGTCGCATTTACAGGCAGCTCGAAGCTTCTCGAACCCTACTGCTACACCTGCCGGTAAATCTGCCGGATCGGTGCAGCGGCGGCAAGCGTCGAGGAGGAGTTTCGGACTGGTGGCCTTGATCTCGTCCTTGGCATCGGCTTCGACCTCACGCAGTTCGGTATTCGAAACGAACACGAAACGTTCGACCTCAGCGCCGTGCGCTTGATGAAGGTCTATGAATCGCCTGATTGACTTGACGAGCGCCTTCTCGGTGAGCGTCCAGTATCCGAGCTCTTTTTTACGGGTCTTGACCTGAAATGCGTGTGTTCGTCCGGATGCGAGCTCCCCAAGCAGGTCCTCGTGATGCTCACAATAAATTCCTATGAACTCGATCCCGCCAGTGCCCCGGAGTGCCCCCAGCGCCAGCATCACGCCGTAAGCATGCTGGTACCGGTAACGTTGGAGAGTCTCGTCGCCTGGATCGGTATGGTCAATGTTCTCAATCATTTGGGAAAAGGGGATGCTTTAGTTTCCTGTATGGCTGATCTGGAGCCTACCATCAAGCTCGGAATGAGAGTGCCCCAAGTATGGTTCCGGCCTATGAGGTAAGTGGAAGTCGGGTCAGCAGTCACTCATGTCTTTTCGGGCATCTGGCATAATTCTATTTATGCCAGATGATCTGAGAGGGCCAGGGGAGCTCCAGATTTACCGGGGTGACCTCCTGGCCCTCACCCGCGAATGGACCACCCTCCACGATGACGAGCTGCGCCGCCGGGCTGTTCGGGCGGCCGGCGACAAGGACATCGCGGTGCTCGTCAGCCTGACCACCGCCCACCTGAGTCACGCTGGCGGCTCCGGGGTGCTCACCAGTCCGCATACCGTCAAAGCCTACGAACTCGGCGTGCGGCAGTTCCTGGCGTGGGCTGAGGGGCAGGCGGTCAATCTCCTGCGCCCCGGACGGCATGACGGTCAGTCGTACGTCAATGCCCTGCTGGCGGCCGGCCGGGCTCCTGCCGGCGTCTCGCTGCGTGTCGCGGCCGCGAATGCCCTGTACCGCGCGCTGCGCTGGGCCGGCGCCACCGAGGCGCTGCCGTTCCAGGACGTCACCGTCCCGGTCGACCGCACCCCCGGCATCATCAAGCGGCCGCCGTACACCGAAGACGAGCTGCATGACGTGCTGCGGGTCGCGGACGTGCAGGCCCGGTTTCTGTTGCTTCTCACCGCCCACGGGGGGCTGCGGATCAGTGAGGCCCTGAAGCTGAAGTGGGACGACCTCGATGGTGCCGCCCGGCGCTTGACCGTCACCGCCGGCAAGGGCCGCAAGACCCGCGTCGTGGCCATGAGCACCAGCCTGGGACGGGCGGCCCGCGAGTACCGCGCGGTGTACGGGCCGGGCGGGCAGGAACAGGTCGACCGCAACCGCACGACCCCGATCGACCGGGTGTTCCGCTTTGCCGATTCGGAGACGGCGCGGTATCACCTGAAGAAGGCCTTCGGGCAGGCCGGCGTGACGTTCCGGGGGTTTCATCCAGGGCGCAAGTACGCGGGGACACGGCTGCTCCAGCAGGTCAAGGACTTCGGCCGGGTGGCCGCGCACCTGGGGCACGAGAGCGTCGACACGACGAGAAAAGGCTACGCCGCGCTCGCGGTGGACGACCTCAAAGACGACTTGGCTGGGTGGTAGTCCGATTGGCGCAGTCGCGTACAGGGTGCCACTTGAAAGAATAGAGCTGGAGTGGGCGCCGCGTTCACGCAGTTGCCCAGAAATGCATCGGCGTACGCGCGTATCCTGCGTCTATGCCAGAGAGTGACGACTACCTAAGGTCTGTACTCAACAAATACCCCCCCGGTCCAATGCTCAGTCGGCTGCAATCATGGTCAAAGCAGACGTGGACAGAAATTTTCAGGATCTAGACAGCTCTTTCTATTCAGGATCATATGCGAAGGGAACAGCCGTGTGCACATGGCGGGGCGCGGTTCAGACGTCGACATCTTCCTCTCCGTTCGGTCCAGCAGTACCCTTTCAGATATCTATGAAGCGGCGTATAGCTTCGCTGCCAGCAGGAATTGGCAGCCTAAACGCCAAAACGTTTCGATTGGCGTGATTCACAGTGGGTATGACATAGATTTGGTTCCCGGTCGGATCATCCCCGGCTATCAGAATTTTCATAACCTCCATGTCCGAAAGACTGGCACCTGGCAGCAGACCAACGTGTCGCAGCACGTTCGAATCGTCTCTCAATCTGGTCGACTGGACGAAATCCGCCTTCTGAAAATCTGGCGAAACCTTCATGGGCTTGACTTCACTTCTTTTTTCCTTGAGCTATTCGCGTTGGAGGCGTTGAGTGGCCGGTCGTATAACAACCTTGCAGACAATTTCTGGTATCTCCTGGGAGAAATCGAGGCCAGAATTACCAGTACAGTGATCATCGACCCCGCGAATAGCAACAACAGAATCTCAGATTCAATGACGCCAGCCGAAAAAGTTCGGGTGCGGGATCAAGCCCGCGCATCCAGGGGCCTTCAGTCCTGGAATCAGGTGGTCTGGTGAGCGGGCCTGGCCGTCTGGAGGATATTTACGCCGCGGTGAACACGAGGTTCGTGGCCGAGTTGAGCGCCGCGCAGAATGCGCTTCAGCATCCGACGATGAAGGGGGACACGACCGAGGCGCAGTGGATCGAGGTGCTGTCCACACACCTCCCAGCGCGCTACCGCGTGGGCACCGGGCAAATCATCGATCACCGTGGAGCGGTCAGCCAGCAGATTGACGTTGTGATCTATGACCGTACATACACCCCCCTGCTCTACAGCCAGCAGGGCGCCCAGTACATTCCAGTCGAGTCTGTGTATGCCGTGTTCGAGGTCAAGCAGAACCTCTCAAAGGCGCACATCCACTATGCGCAGGACAAAGTCAAATCGGTTCGGGCGTTGGACCGAACCTCGGCCCCGATCTACAGTGCAAACGGGCCAGTGCCGGCCCGTCCGCTCTTTTCTATCGTGGGTGGCCTCCTGACGTACCAGTCTGATTACACGCCGAGCTTGAGTGATGCCATGGTCGCTGCCCACTCCCTTGCCCAGGAGGACCGGCTCGACCTGGGCTGCGTTGCCGCGGACGTGGCATACGCGTTCAGTTTCGCTAGTACTGGGTCGATCGCCATGACCACGTCTGCCAAGGCGCCTGTGGTCGCCTTCTTCCTGATGTTGCTCGAGCGCCTCTCCTCTCTCGCGACTGTGCCGGCGATCGATTACGGCAAGTACCTGACGTTTTTCGAGTGCCAGACCGTCCCCCATCCTGGGGACGAAACCACACCCCTTCCTGAAATACACGCCAGCGGCTCTCCTCAGGAGTAATTCTCGAAACACACATGTCTCAAAACACTGGCATATCGAGGTGCCGGCATCTCAGGATTTTAAATCCCAGACACACTGGTGTTGCTGTGTTTTGATGTGTTAGAATTCCAGTGTGATAAGGATCAGTTTGCTGTCCCGCAAAGGCGGCGTCGGGAAAACGTTGTGCAGCATGGGACTCGCTCAGGTTCTGGCCGAGCGGCACCAGGTCGCGGTGCTGGACCTCGACCCAGAAGGCTCTGCCCGGGCGTGGGCCAACGATGCGAACGCCCAGGGCATTCCCCTTCCCTACCACGTCTACGGACCCGTCGAGGCTGCCATGCGGCTGGACGCCGACTACCTGATCGTCGATACCCCGCCAAACGATCCGAAAACCCTTGCGGCCACAGCCAAGGTGTCGGATGTCATCCTGGTGCCCATTCAGCCAGGCAAAGGGGAAATTGATCGTCTCGAGCCCACCATGGATGTGCTGCGCGATGGTCACTTCAAGGACGGCGCCCGTTTGGGCCTGCTGCTGAATTACATCGAGCACGACAATCTGAGTGCCGCGATGCCACAGGCGCTGGAGCAGCTCAACTACCCGCTGGTCGCAACCATCAGGAAGTCGGTCGAGTACCGCCGGGCGTTCGGCGCGCTGATCCCGGCACCGCTGCTCAGCCCGTTCCGCCAGGCACTCACGGAGGTGGGCATCGATGCCTAAGCCCAACCCCAAGACGGACCTTAGTGGCCTGCTGGGGGCCGCCACCCGTGCCAAGGACATCGAGCGGCCGCGGATCGAGGATGAAACACCAGTACCTCAAAACACTGCAACACCAGAATTTCAGGAAAGGCGGGTCAACGTGGCGGTGCGGGAATCTGTCCATAAACCGCTGCGCTTATACTCGGTCAAGTCCGGGCGGCAGGTGCGGGATCTGGTCGAGGAGGCCGTCGAACGGTACCTCAAGGACGTTGGAGAACTGTAAGGTCGCCAGGTCTCACGCTCGTGATGTCTTGAAACACACGTTCTGAGCAACACCCGTGTGTTGCTCAGAATGGCTCTCATGGCCCGCTCGTGGAGGCCATTGACGCAGCGCCGCCCATCCTGGCCCGACATGCGGCCGAACCCGTGGACGTCACCAGCCCGCCGCTCGTCAAGACCGAACGACCCTCTGGCAAGTCGGCTTCCTCTGCCCACCGCCCCGCTGCGCTGACATGGGCCGGTCTGGCCACACTCTTTCCAACTGTCGCGTCGGGGGTCCCGTCTTCGCACGGACGGTGACCTCGTGAGCATGCCGTCCGTGGTCACTCACCGCGCCCGTAACACCGCACCTTCAGATCATGGTACGTGGGTGACCACCGCTCAACCGACGTTGGGTGGACAGGGCACCCAGGATGATGCAGAGCCATGACACTGAAATGTTAGCGCGCGGATCGGTGAGCACATCCGGCCTTCGATGTTTCTAGACTTCAGAACACTGCAACATCACAACATAGGATTGCCCTGGCGGGGCGTTGCCATGATGCTGAGCGCTACACCGGAACCCACCCGCAGTGTGCTGCCAGCATCTGACACCACCGCCGGGAGCGGTGGGCATCTGTACCCCGAGCGGAACCGAACGTGCGCGAACAATAGCCAATGTTCCACAACCTGACGGTACCCACACATTCGTGTCCCGCAATCCTGATGTCTCACAACATCAGAACATCACGGTACTGGTGGTGTCCGTCAGGGCCTGAGCGCGTTTGATGGCGCACTGTCCCCACCGCGGGTCTGGAGCGACGTGCGAGGTGCCCACCAGCAGGCCCGCCGTGAGCCAGTGCCCCGGCCCAGACCGCGTGCCGACGTCGACAGCCCGATTGAATCTCAGGCCTCGCGTGGATGACCGT
This is a stretch of genomic DNA from Deinococcus metalli. It encodes these proteins:
- a CDS encoding AAA family ATPase, which gives rise to MFLRWVRIENLRSLEQLELSFDAGGKPRKWTLLLAENGTGKTTLLRAIALVTAGSDALAGLLGDIDSWVRNGAQRAKIEAQIATADGETRDIALTIERGDTLASLLSRNQDSIVLLDDALKHADRNYFVVGYGASRRLAMTTSTSGFSVRESSGLSRRTQAVATLFSNDATLYPLSAWIKQLDYQGKGLATVRNTLNRMLPPGTRFKGITRKTGEVLFSTPDGDVPLERLSDGYQNVVAWCGDLLRQITEAFPDRRDPFKARGLLLVDEIDLHLHPIWQRQLIDFVTNQLPNFQIVCTTHSPLTAQQVGPGELIVMRRLAPDQAPQLDPFEGDPRLLRIDQLIVSPIFGIETSLSRELEVARSAHRSGSSAGKTSRTLVDPAVEDSQLAPSIETSSLERQRIDLLKEIRDALSDTQSGEVHAVTETT
- a CDS encoding HNH endonuclease, which translates into the protein MIALTHDRRAAVIPSTFRGSNQKRRELTLLKAQREGTTALKSSQWKGAKAQLRAETQRKCAYCDAPAAAVAHCDVEHYRPKSIYWWLALCYDNYLYACQICNQVHKGDRFPIAGPPLTGPVVHGVSDQALQALVGTFAPDPLDLPALPAHLAAWAAERPLAVNPYLVDPEPLFAYEADVALQEVSIVPEPTQTAAEQEVARQSIGLYGLNREELRLQRYITFEILSLAHEGLVEQPNNARMRAILERQVAPEHEFSGMCRYFVRRVWDHDV
- a CDS encoding patatin-like phospholipase family protein, producing MSDLAHDTARLATTPAARQGRTGTGLCLSGGGYRAALFHLGAVRRMHELDLLEDLRTVSSVSGGSILAARMAQLPWSTGTAISPQGFQNVLAEPTYRQADRDIRTYPIVRRLMPWNWRGPTAIHGVSDLLDDYCGHLKVHELPQVPNFVFCATDLTHGTNWIFSQDRIGGHKAGYAKSWRLDLPLSLAVATSACFPPVFAPVELALSPKKGKVLLNDGGNYDNLGLEPVWKSHELVFVSDGGTPFQYGVKSGLIGHLTRFITILDTQSRSLRKRWLMASDSQHTLTAVYWSVGRSVHTYRKYLPADAECLTLGYSQELARRIGLIRTDFNRFSEGEQAVLENHGYLLADAALQAFLPAGSRPHSWPALHVPHSAWLDPNLVDQVVPTEQRVQ
- a CDS encoding AAA family ATPase; amino-acid sequence: MNFRIEQLILDLKQDVERVPFRRFTYFYGQIGAGKTSIARLVDYCLGGRFDPTPALQAEFVSATLDLVIGKTRLQVRRDVGSDQIIAEWIQEGRKISLALPARKAAGEVLPGTGVEILSDLLFLLAGLPIARVRKSKVNDGSPLERLSFRDLWNFCYLDQDEIDSNFFDLDGEAQFAKRLKARDVLRYVLGYHQEHVSELEAKLDQVRQRRAVLESSADALRQALVEVGVTSVEGVKRQIAALQRRIKELQEQRQQAREASFPNGEHEVDRLRGQAREVFQDITDIEQEMQEVDTLLRRDERQLNDLFGLRHKFKRDSGARAVLGSVNFTHCPRCTQSLPDRPAAHCVVCGQEEPREVSGDEHELVNADLKLRIEELEDITGRQRAALRRLEGDLRRAQREKAFVDRQINDALARYDSQYLSQNLDIERQLAALERERLDLERLRRLPEVIEQNVASAHVLAVEEKALKEALKGARSEAQQDSRNLERLRTLFLDCLVRAKLAGFNRNDIVTFEAPDFFPRVATAGEQDMVFTSFSNLSSGGKKTLFKCCFAIALHRLAALENAPLPKILMIDSPMKNISERENREQFEGFHDMLYDLATNELQDTQFVFIDKEYKTPSANFDLDEIYIRHMTPDQDDAPPLIRYYRGK
- a CDS encoding dsDNA nuclease domain-containing protein — encoded protein: MIENIDHTDPGDETLQRYRYQHAYGVMLALGALRGTGGIEFIGIYCEHHEDLLGELASGRTHAFQVKTRKKELGYWTLTEKALVKSIRRFIDLHQAHGAEVERFVFVSNTELREVEADAKDEIKATSPKLLLDACRRCTDPADLPAGVAVGFEKLRAACKCDAATLLTVLKRTEFALGPDLFGFEAELIADVLPSHAECTHMTPGQLRRLVRELVEQFTHASGLPVDADARVLPGGDVKRGVTMPRTKRVAIADIATTLSRARSGRRGSGVALEGDLASSPLRDGHQVLVKKLEAGGLEEQVTSMKRRLLSAFEWVREQQQIDIAVATEDLRQLESIVEGVYADEHVTASQLPPPWGKQLYVAIRDEFRRIAAEEQSKVCNQDSDRLFGILGLLTEDCRIWWSPRFDVKAAS
- a CDS encoding tyrosine-type recombinase/integrase: MPDDLRGPGELQIYRGDLLALTREWTTLHDDELRRRAVRAAGDKDIAVLVSLTTAHLSHAGGSGVLTSPHTVKAYELGVRQFLAWAEGQAVNLLRPGRHDGQSYVNALLAAGRAPAGVSLRVAAANALYRALRWAGATEALPFQDVTVPVDRTPGIIKRPPYTEDELHDVLRVADVQARFLLLLTAHGGLRISEALKLKWDDLDGAARRLTVTAGKGRKTRVVAMSTSLGRAAREYRAVYGPGGQEQVDRNRTTPIDRVFRFADSETARYHLKKAFGQAGVTFRGFHPGRKYAGTRLLQQVKDFGRVAAHLGHESVDTTRKGYAALAVDDLKDDLAGW
- a CDS encoding nucleotidyltransferase: MAGRGSDVDIFLSVRSSSTLSDIYEAAYSFAASRNWQPKRQNVSIGVIHSGYDIDLVPGRIIPGYQNFHNLHVRKTGTWQQTNVSQHVRIVSQSGRLDEIRLLKIWRNLHGLDFTSFFLELFALEALSGRSYNNLADNFWYLLGEIEARITSTVIIDPANSNNRISDSMTPAEKVRVRDQARASRGLQSWNQVVW
- a CDS encoding DUF6602 domain-containing protein; its protein translation is MSGPGRLEDIYAAVNTRFVAELSAAQNALQHPTMKGDTTEAQWIEVLSTHLPARYRVGTGQIIDHRGAVSQQIDVVIYDRTYTPLLYSQQGAQYIPVESVYAVFEVKQNLSKAHIHYAQDKVKSVRALDRTSAPIYSANGPVPARPLFSIVGGLLTYQSDYTPSLSDAMVAAHSLAQEDRLDLGCVAADVAYAFSFASTGSIAMTTSAKAPVVAFFLMLLERLSSLATVPAIDYGKYLTFFECQTVPHPGDETTPLPEIHASGSPQE
- a CDS encoding ParA family protein produces the protein MIRISLLSRKGGVGKTLCSMGLAQVLAERHQVAVLDLDPEGSARAWANDANAQGIPLPYHVYGPVEAAMRLDADYLIVDTPPNDPKTLAATAKVSDVILVPIQPGKGEIDRLEPTMDVLRDGHFKDGARLGLLLNYIEHDNLSAAMPQALEQLNYPLVATIRKSVEYRRAFGALIPAPLLSPFRQALTEVGIDA